The following proteins are co-located in the Spea bombifrons isolate aSpeBom1 chromosome 3, aSpeBom1.2.pri, whole genome shotgun sequence genome:
- the GNB4 gene encoding guanine nucleotide-binding protein subunit beta-4 codes for MSELEQLRQEAEQLRNQIRDARKACSDTTLVQITTSLDSVGRIQMRTRRTLRGHLAKIYAMHWGSDSRLLVSASQDGKLIIWDSYTTNKMHAIPLRSSWVMTCAYAPSGNYVACGGLDNICSIYNLKTREGNVRVSRELPGHTGYLSCCRFLDDNQIVTSSGDTTCALWDIETGQQTTTFTGHTGDVMSLSLSPDMRTFVSGACDASSKLWDIRDGMCRQSFTGHVSDINAVCFFPNGYAFATGSDDATCRLFDLRADQELMMYSHDNIICGITSVAFSKSGRLLLAGYDDFNCNVWDTLKGERAGVLAGHDNRVSCLGVTDDGMAVATGSWDSFLRIWN; via the exons ATGAGTGAGCTGGAACAGTTACGACAAGAGGCAGAGCAACTTCGGAATCAAATCAGA gatGCCCGGAAAGCATGCAGCGATACGACGCTTGTTCAG ATTACAACCAGCTTGGACTCCGTAGGTCGAATCCAAATGCGAACGAGGCGCACGCTGAGAGGCCACTTAGCCAAAATCTATGCCATGCACTGGGGATCGGATTCCAG gctATTAGTCAGTGCTTCTCAAGATGGCAAATTAATTATTTGGGACAGTTACACAACAAACAAG ATGCATGCCATTCCTCTGCGGTCCTCTTGGGTGATGACCTGTGCATATGCTCCATCTGGAAATTATGTTGCTTGTGGAGGCTTGGACAACATCTGCTCCATTTACAACTTGAAAACCAGAGAAGGCAACGTGAGAGTGAGCCGGGAGCTACCAGGACACACAG GTTACTTGTCATGCTGCCGCTTTCTAGACGACAACCAGATTGTAACAAGCTCGGGAGACACAACTTG TGCCCTGTGGGACATAGAAACTGGACAGCAGACCACAACCTTCACAGGGCACACTGGAGATGTGATGAGCTTGTCTCTGAGCCCTGACATGAGAACTTTTGTGTCTGGTGCTTGTGATGCTTCATCTAAGCTCTGGGATATCCGTGATGGCATGTGCCGACAGTCTTTCACTGGACACGTGTCGGACATCAACGCAGTGTGT TTCTTCCCCAACGGATATGCGTTTGCCACTGGCTCTGATGATGCAACCTGTCGGTTGTTTGACCTGCGTGCGGACCAGGAGCTGATGATGTACtcccatgacaacatcatatgTGGTATCACTTCAGTGGCTTTCTCCAAAAGCGGTCGCCTTTTGTTAGCTGGATACGATGACTTCAACTGCAATGTATGGGACACTCTGAAGGGTGAAAGAGCCG GCGTCCTTGCTGGCCACGACAACCGCGTGAGCTGTTTAGGTGTAACCGACGATGGCATGGCTGTAGCTACAGGGTCTTGGGACAGTTTTCTCAGAATCTGGAATTAA